One bacterium DNA segment encodes these proteins:
- a CDS encoding DDE-type integrase/transposase/recombinase: MSGFRFAVGLHFLLQKRKYVITKGLLDGNFQVMDLATNECFPMPEDMLVDALFKGDMEVRGDGSLAAYADTEAAKSFADDINHLSAEIRTEVRRRFAYVREIVARKLDSKTRGTLEPVIQDVAKKFEDRTPPAWITLYRWYRDYRRSGKDVRVLVPNYRGRGNRDPKIDVCAGKILSDVINQKYLKDPTFAPKDVMDLMEARIENDNRFRKEDNQIPLPSTSTVYRTLKKLDPYDVTAGRHGKHRADMECGAFGQGPRPTRILERVEIDHTKLDIFVIDEATKMPLGRPWLTTAIDVHSKYIVGMYISFTPPSYLSVMECLRHAIKPKGYLKKWYPEIQHEWLAYGIPETVVPDNGKEFHSLDFEDACRQLGIEVQYAPVRFAWYKPSVERYFGSLAKGLLHRLPGTTFSNIFERKDYKPKKHAVISFTGLLELVHTWIVDVYHVKEHRGIHDVPQRVWTAGMQATPAALPKKSANLNVLLGMVEERKVKKTGIEFEGLYYNGPELGRLRRTLKKKEDVTIKYIPTDMSKIYAYDRVNQTFVPVPAVNQTYTVDLTLWQHLVIKRYARTLVKKDVDIVALIRAKARIREIVYRELLEGKKSTTRQAMARWAGIAQPDYDGSPEVEPKAALPEPSFPTAADTSPETGAKSDPRGVRKIRGEGAEGGNGSAVATETTGKRLLRPTTTRRTGPARARGESRRAGGAKGSETVAGQSQVPDVSANKKNVDTHAAGWGCDFGTPTGGKK, from the coding sequence ATGTCAGGCTTCCGATTCGCCGTGGGGCTCCATTTCCTTCTTCAGAAACGGAAGTACGTCATAACGAAGGGGCTCCTGGACGGCAACTTCCAGGTGATGGACCTGGCGACGAACGAATGCTTCCCCATGCCGGAAGACATGCTCGTCGACGCGCTCTTCAAAGGAGACATGGAAGTCCGCGGCGACGGCAGCCTGGCGGCGTACGCCGATACGGAAGCGGCGAAGAGTTTCGCCGACGATATCAACCACCTCTCCGCGGAGATCAGGACCGAGGTGCGGCGCCGGTTTGCATACGTCCGAGAAATCGTCGCCCGCAAACTGGACTCGAAGACCCGGGGAACGCTGGAGCCGGTCATCCAGGACGTTGCCAAGAAGTTCGAAGACCGAACTCCCCCGGCCTGGATCACCCTCTACCGCTGGTACCGGGATTACCGGCGCTCCGGCAAAGACGTTCGCGTCCTCGTCCCCAATTACCGCGGCAGGGGAAACCGGGACCCAAAGATCGACGTGTGTGCCGGCAAGATTCTCTCCGACGTCATCAACCAGAAATACCTCAAGGATCCGACCTTCGCTCCCAAGGACGTCATGGACCTAATGGAGGCGAGGATCGAGAACGATAACAGGTTCAGGAAGGAGGATAACCAGATTCCCCTGCCGAGCACGTCGACGGTGTACCGCACACTTAAAAAGCTCGATCCGTACGACGTCACGGCGGGCCGGCACGGGAAACACAGGGCCGACATGGAGTGCGGGGCCTTCGGCCAGGGCCCACGCCCAACGCGCATCCTGGAACGCGTCGAAATCGACCATACGAAACTCGACATTTTCGTGATCGACGAGGCGACGAAGATGCCCTTGGGGCGCCCGTGGCTGACCACCGCCATCGACGTCCACTCAAAGTACATCGTGGGGATGTACATCTCGTTCACCCCGCCCAGCTACCTCTCGGTAATGGAGTGCTTGCGGCACGCCATCAAGCCCAAGGGGTACCTCAAGAAGTGGTACCCCGAGATCCAGCACGAGTGGCTGGCGTACGGAATTCCGGAAACGGTGGTGCCGGACAACGGGAAGGAGTTCCATAGTCTCGACTTCGAGGATGCATGCCGGCAGTTGGGCATAGAAGTCCAGTACGCGCCGGTGAGGTTCGCCTGGTACAAGCCGAGCGTGGAGCGATATTTCGGGTCGTTGGCGAAAGGGTTGCTCCACCGGCTTCCGGGGACCACGTTCTCCAACATCTTCGAAAGGAAGGACTACAAGCCGAAAAAACACGCGGTCATTTCTTTCACCGGGCTGCTGGAGCTGGTGCACACCTGGATCGTCGACGTCTACCACGTGAAGGAGCACCGGGGAATCCACGACGTTCCGCAACGTGTGTGGACGGCGGGAATGCAGGCGACGCCCGCCGCGCTTCCGAAAAAATCGGCCAACCTGAACGTCCTCCTGGGAATGGTCGAGGAACGGAAGGTGAAGAAGACCGGCATCGAATTCGAGGGACTCTACTACAACGGGCCCGAGCTTGGCCGACTCCGCCGCACGCTCAAAAAAAAGGAGGATGTCACGATCAAGTACATCCCGACGGACATGTCCAAGATCTACGCGTACGACCGCGTCAACCAGACCTTCGTTCCCGTCCCCGCCGTGAACCAAACGTACACGGTCGATCTGACCCTCTGGCAGCACCTTGTCATCAAGCGGTACGCTCGGACCCTCGTGAAAAAGGACGTGGACATCGTTGCGTTGATCCGCGCCAAGGCGAGGATCCGGGAAATCGTGTACAGGGAGCTGTTGGAGGGCAAGAAGAGCACCACACGGCAGGCGATGGCGCGTTGGGCGGGGATTGCCCAGCCGGACTACGACGGTTCGCCGGAGGTCGAGCCGAAGGCAGCATTGCCGGAGCCTTCCTTCCCGACGGCGGCGGATACGTCCCCCGAAACTGGGGCTAAGAGCGACCCCCGGGGAGTGCGGAAGATCCGCGGAGAAGGAGCCGAGGGAGGGAATGGAAGCGCCGTCGCGACGGAGACGACGGGGAAACGTTTACTGCGCCCGACGACCACCCGACGGACGGGTCCGGCCAGGGCAAGGGGGGAATCCCGGCGCGCCGGGGGAGCCAAGGGAAGTGAAACGGTGGCGGGACAGTCGCAGGTACCGGATGTGTCCGCCAATAAAAAGAACGTCGATACGCATGCCGCTGGATGGGGATGCGATTTCGGCACACCGACAGGAGGAAAGAAATGA
- a CDS encoding TniB family NTP-binding protein, translating to MKNEKPDFSKMTVKQRMSFFEKAYIINPRHTRILERVAHCREYSEIASEPECLLIVGESGTGKSTLLERFAQDFPRTVVDGTTHVPVMAASIPSKPTVKGLVSHLLKVLGDPCWEKGTEIQQTERYYDLVRECCVELTILDEFQHFIELHSDYMIRYVSDWLKNLITETKKPIVLAGTPECIGVLTGNKPLQRRFSARETLAPLSWGTGKEDSEFRMFLQCLEKALPLKEPSNLTDNDTAFRCYRASENGIIGYLMKIVRRATLLTLQNKREQVTLDDLAKAYTEEIAPDEPGMENPFRVAMKLLKDPPPPKDNGPKSTNHRVKGKPPRLRAPRILQGDV from the coding sequence ATGAAGAATGAGAAGCCCGATTTTTCCAAGATGACCGTGAAGCAGAGGATGTCCTTTTTCGAGAAGGCCTATATCATCAATCCACGGCACACGAGGATCCTCGAAAGAGTTGCCCATTGCAGGGAGTATTCAGAGATCGCTTCGGAGCCCGAGTGCCTGTTGATCGTAGGGGAAAGCGGGACCGGAAAATCCACCCTCTTAGAACGATTCGCCCAGGACTTCCCTAGGACAGTCGTCGACGGAACGACGCACGTTCCCGTGATGGCGGCAAGCATCCCGTCCAAGCCAACCGTGAAAGGCCTCGTTTCCCATTTGCTTAAAGTCCTCGGAGACCCCTGCTGGGAGAAGGGAACGGAAATCCAGCAGACGGAACGATATTACGATTTGGTGAGGGAGTGCTGTGTTGAGCTGACAATATTGGATGAGTTCCAACACTTCATCGAGCTGCATTCCGATTACATGATCCGCTACGTGTCCGATTGGCTGAAGAACCTAATTACCGAGACGAAGAAACCCATCGTTTTGGCCGGTACTCCGGAGTGCATAGGAGTACTGACTGGAAACAAGCCGCTCCAGCGCCGCTTTTCGGCGCGGGAAACCTTGGCGCCGCTCTCCTGGGGCACCGGAAAGGAAGATTCCGAGTTTCGAATGTTCCTTCAGTGTTTGGAGAAAGCGCTTCCTCTCAAGGAGCCTTCCAATCTGACAGATAACGACACCGCGTTCCGTTGTTACCGCGCTTCGGAAAACGGCATCATCGGGTATCTCATGAAGATCGTCCGGAGGGCGACACTGCTGACGCTTCAGAATAAGCGAGAACAGGTAACGCTCGATGACTTGGCAAAAGCGTATACCGAAGAGATCGCCCCAGACGAACCCGGCATGGAGAACCCCTTTCGCGTGGCCATGAAGCTTCTGAAAGATCCGCCGCCTCCGAAGGATAATGGGCCGAAAAGCACCAACCATCGTGTGAAGGGAAAGCCGCCCCGTCTCCGGGCACCTCGTATTTTGCAGGGAGACGTATGA
- a CDS encoding dihydrofolate reductase family protein: MRRLIVSAFASLDGIMQAPGGPEEDPTGGFTLGGWMFGYGDESMDISASGFDGKDRELVLGRRTYQIFEAYWPYQPDDHPIAKTLNAAKKYVASRTLTVLHWDNSTLLHGDVVPAIIALKAQPGPDLQTIGSGNLIQTLQAASLIDEYNVWTFPVVLGRGKRLFGESAKPSALRLVRSQVSTTGVVMSTYVPGGDIRPGSFASAEPSEKELARRIKMADEMQ; this comes from the coding sequence TTGAGAAGACTCATAGTATCTGCGTTTGCGTCGCTTGACGGCATCATGCAAGCACCCGGCGGACCGGAAGAAGACCCGACTGGCGGTTTTACCCTTGGCGGTTGGATGTTCGGCTACGGGGACGAAAGCATGGACATCTCGGCATCGGGTTTCGACGGCAAGGATCGCGAGCTGGTGCTCGGGCGCAGGACTTATCAGATATTCGAAGCGTACTGGCCTTATCAGCCGGATGACCACCCGATTGCGAAGACGCTCAATGCAGCGAAAAAGTATGTTGCTTCGCGTACGTTGACGGTGCTCCACTGGGACAACTCGACCCTGCTCCACGGCGATGTCGTCCCGGCAATCATCGCTCTCAAGGCCCAACCGGGCCCCGACCTGCAGACGATCGGAAGCGGCAATTTGATTCAAACGCTCCAGGCCGCCTCACTGATCGACGAGTACAACGTGTGGACTTTTCCAGTGGTGCTTGGTCGGGGCAAGCGCCTCTTTGGCGAGAGTGCCAAGCCATCGGCGCTGCGGCTCGTTCGCTCTCAGGTTTCGACCACTGGCGTGGTGATGAGTACCTATGTACCCGGTGGCGATATCCGGCCCGGTTCGTTCGCGAGTGCCGAGCCGAGTGAGAAAGAGTTGGCTCGACGTATAAAGATGGCAGATGAGATGCAGTGA
- a CDS encoding VOC family protein: MVKQAKNTICLWYDRDAEDAARFYAKTFPDSSVGAVLLAPGDYPSGKKGDVLTVEFSVMGIPCLGLNGGPEVKHNWAFSFQVATADQAETDRYWNAIVGNGGEESDCGWCKDKWGLSWQITPLALTRAITDPDPAAAKRAFDAMMQMKKIDIAAIEAARRG, from the coding sequence ATGGTGAAGCAAGCAAAGAACACGATTTGCCTTTGGTACGACCGCGACGCCGAGGATGCGGCGCGATTTTACGCCAAGACCTTTCCCGATTCATCCGTTGGCGCGGTGCTCCTCGCACCGGGGGACTATCCGTCCGGAAAGAAAGGGGATGTGTTGACGGTCGAGTTTTCCGTGATGGGAATTCCCTGCCTCGGGCTCAATGGCGGACCCGAGGTCAAGCACAACTGGGCGTTCTCGTTTCAGGTCGCAACCGCCGACCAGGCCGAAACGGATCGTTACTGGAACGCCATCGTCGGCAACGGCGGTGAAGAGAGCGACTGCGGCTGGTGCAAGGACAAATGGGGCCTGTCCTGGCAGATTACGCCGCTGGCTCTGACGAGAGCGATAACCGATCCCGATCCCGCTGCCGCCAAGCGGGCGTTCGATGCGATGATGCAGATGAAAAAGATCGACATCGCTGCAATCGAAGCGGCGCGCCGCGGTTGA
- a CDS encoding cyclohexane-1-carbonyl-CoA dehydrogenase, whose translation MFVETDELRIAADTIRRAARERIAPLAASTDATGELSPDVLTLLWDLGLMTLVFPPRHGGADRHQGTLLCLAVEEIARHCASSALMLIIQAVGTFPLLHGGRPELLERVLPRMVAGRELAAYLVSEPGAGSDVAAIRTTARRDVDGYVLTGTKCFATNGPVASVYTVLARTSDNGRNGLSFFLVERGAPGLSVGKVERKLGQRGSKTSEMILDEVRVPAGNLLGEENRGFHLAMKDFDMSRPAIGAQALGISEGAFDQMVRYSKERKTFGRPLCDHQMIRQILADSATLIEASRGLVYRAAAMYDEGKRNTKLASMAKVFASDAAMKITTDAIQVFGGYGYMQEYPVERMFRDAKLTQIFEGANQIQRLVIAREILKETD comes from the coding sequence ATGTTCGTCGAAACGGATGAGCTGCGCATCGCCGCCGACACGATCCGCAGGGCGGCACGGGAGCGGATCGCTCCTCTTGCCGCGTCCACCGATGCGACCGGGGAGTTGAGCCCCGACGTGCTCACACTGTTGTGGGATCTGGGGCTCATGACGCTGGTCTTCCCGCCGCGGCATGGCGGCGCGGACCGGCACCAGGGAACCTTGCTCTGCCTGGCCGTCGAGGAGATCGCCCGCCACTGCGCATCCTCCGCGCTGATGCTGATCATCCAGGCCGTCGGCACCTTCCCGTTGCTGCATGGCGGACGCCCTGAGCTTCTGGAACGCGTGCTGCCCCGGATGGTGGCGGGTCGGGAACTGGCCGCCTACCTTGTATCGGAACCCGGCGCGGGGTCGGATGTCGCCGCCATCCGCACCACGGCGCGTCGTGACGTCGACGGATATGTCCTCACCGGGACCAAATGTTTCGCGACGAACGGTCCGGTGGCATCCGTGTACACCGTCCTGGCGCGAACTTCCGATAACGGACGGAACGGCCTCTCTTTTTTCCTGGTGGAGCGCGGCGCTCCCGGCCTGAGCGTCGGCAAGGTCGAGAGGAAACTCGGCCAGCGTGGCTCCAAGACCTCCGAGATGATCCTCGACGAGGTCCGCGTTCCGGCCGGCAACCTCCTTGGCGAGGAAAACCGGGGATTCCATCTCGCCATGAAGGATTTCGACATGTCCCGCCCGGCGATCGGCGCCCAGGCGTTGGGGATCTCCGAGGGAGCCTTCGACCAGATGGTGCGGTATTCGAAGGAGCGGAAGACGTTCGGCCGGCCGCTCTGCGACCACCAGATGATCCGGCAGATCCTCGCCGACAGCGCGACCCTGATCGAGGCTTCGCGAGGACTCGTCTATCGGGCGGCGGCGATGTACGACGAGGGGAAGCGCAACACCAAGCTGGCCTCGATGGCGAAGGTGTTCGCCTCGGACGCCGCCATGAAGATCACCACCGACGCCATCCAGGTCTTCGGAGGGTACGGCTACATGCAGGAGTACCCGGTGGAACGGATGTTCCGGGACGCCAAGCTGACCCAGATCTTCGAGGGCGCCAACCAGATCCAGCGGTTGGTGATCGCCAGGGAAATCCTGAAGGAAACCGACTGA
- a CDS encoding acyl-CoA dehydrogenase family protein: MIRLTEEQTITLEMVRKVAEKEILPRAKELDEKSLFPEHALNLFSELGLLNPLLPAEYDGAGMEVLTFVLVLEEIARVCASTALLLIAQTDGMLPIVHGGSAGLKKKFLTRLGGNSKLLTALGATEPSAGSDLLAMKSRAVRRGDHYVINGQKCFITNGSVADLIVVYAYTDPGRKAKGISAFVVEKGTPGLIYGRNESKMGMRGSVNSELFLEEMKVPVENRIGEEGDGFANLMKTLSMNRIFCAAQAVGIAQGALDEAIRHARERVQFGKPIAQQPVIQSMVADMATAVEAARLLTREAAALFDAGDAKRGALIGGMAKTFASDTAMRVTTDSVQVLGGYGYMKDHSVERMMRDAKLTQIYTGTNQITRLVTGRALLLP, from the coding sequence ATGATCCGACTTACCGAAGAACAGACGATCACCCTGGAGATGGTGCGCAAGGTTGCGGAGAAGGAGATCCTGCCGAGGGCGAAGGAACTGGACGAGAAGTCGCTCTTCCCCGAGCACGCCCTCAACCTCTTTTCGGAACTGGGCCTTCTGAACCCGCTGCTGCCCGCCGAGTATGACGGAGCGGGGATGGAGGTCCTGACGTTCGTCCTGGTGCTGGAGGAGATCGCGCGCGTCTGCGCTTCCACCGCCCTCCTGCTGATCGCGCAGACCGACGGCATGCTCCCGATCGTCCATGGGGGCAGCGCCGGGCTCAAGAAGAAGTTCCTCACCCGTCTCGGGGGGAACTCCAAGCTGCTGACGGCGCTGGGCGCCACGGAGCCGTCGGCGGGATCCGACCTTCTCGCCATGAAGAGTCGCGCCGTGCGCCGGGGGGACCACTACGTCATCAACGGCCAGAAGTGCTTCATCACCAACGGCTCGGTGGCCGACCTGATCGTGGTGTACGCGTATACCGATCCGGGCAGGAAGGCGAAGGGAATCAGTGCGTTCGTCGTGGAGAAGGGGACCCCCGGACTGATCTACGGCCGCAACGAGTCGAAGATGGGGATGCGCGGGTCCGTCAACTCCGAGCTGTTCTTGGAGGAGATGAAGGTCCCCGTCGAAAACCGCATCGGCGAGGAAGGGGACGGCTTCGCCAACCTCATGAAGACCCTCTCGATGAACCGCATCTTCTGCGCCGCGCAGGCGGTGGGCATCGCCCAGGGGGCGCTCGACGAGGCGATCCGGCACGCGCGCGAGCGGGTCCAGTTCGGCAAACCGATCGCTCAGCAGCCGGTGATCCAGTCCATGGTCGCGGACATGGCGACCGCCGTGGAGGCCGCGCGCCTTCTCACCCGCGAGGCGGCCGCGCTGTTCGACGCGGGGGACGCCAAGCGGGGAGCCCTCATCGGGGGGATGGCGAAAACCTTCGCCAGCGATACCGCGATGCGGGTGACCACGGATTCGGTCCAGGTCCTGGGCGGCTACGGCTACATGAAGGACCACAGCGTGGAGCGGATGATGCGGGACGCCAAGCTCACGCAGATCTATACGGGGACCAACCAGATCACCCGCCTCGTCACCGGCCGGGCCCTGCTGCTTCCGTAA
- a CDS encoding cytochrome c biogenesis protein ResB, translating to METVSEVRTENAPASASTEGTQVKPIATVVWNSLISIKFAIWIIILLAVTSILGTVIEQNQSPEKYHQVYEEWAYNLMDRINLFDMYHSWWFLLLLCLFTLNLACCTIDRLPRVIRTVRKPKTVLDGAMEKSLPLTERWKSKGDIALRTDEYKAALAREFAAPKVTDADGAVHLYAEKGVASRFGAYATHAGIIIVFLGAILGNVFGYKSYVNIPEGKEASHLDARGGKQHINLPFAVRNNRFWMETYPSGQPKKYASDLSVMENGREVLRKTITVNDPLVYKGVWFYQSSYGQEGGATAQVAVRRHDGTSLGTLSLAPNEPVKIDGYGVVRGVDYNQDFQGNGPALQVVIEKPGQAASSLWILQGRPDQDRARKDSMVFSFGGLTSKMYTGLQVAKDPGVNLVWLGCLLLTAGMMISFFVSHRRVWIRLAEGPQGKVEVTAAGSANRNRPAFEKTFASLLVEIRKDPSRKEKENPA from the coding sequence ATGGAAACCGTTTCCGAGGTTCGTACCGAGAATGCCCCCGCCTCCGCGAGCACGGAGGGAACGCAAGTGAAGCCGATTGCGACCGTGGTATGGAATTCCCTGATTTCCATAAAGTTCGCGATCTGGATCATCATCCTGCTGGCCGTCACCTCCATCCTTGGGACGGTGATCGAGCAGAACCAGTCTCCGGAGAAGTACCACCAGGTGTACGAGGAGTGGGCGTACAACCTGATGGACCGGATCAACCTGTTCGACATGTACCACTCCTGGTGGTTCCTTCTCCTGCTCTGCCTCTTCACCCTGAACCTCGCCTGTTGCACGATCGACCGCCTCCCCCGGGTGATCCGGACGGTCCGCAAGCCGAAGACGGTCCTAGACGGCGCGATGGAGAAATCCCTCCCCCTGACCGAGCGGTGGAAGAGCAAGGGCGACATCGCACTCCGGACGGACGAGTACAAAGCCGCCCTCGCCCGGGAGTTCGCCGCTCCCAAGGTCACCGATGCGGACGGGGCGGTGCATCTGTACGCGGAGAAGGGCGTCGCCTCCCGGTTCGGCGCGTACGCCACGCATGCCGGCATCATCATCGTCTTCCTCGGGGCGATCCTCGGGAACGTCTTCGGATACAAATCGTACGTGAACATCCCGGAGGGAAAGGAAGCGTCCCACCTGGACGCGCGGGGGGGGAAGCAGCACATCAACCTGCCCTTCGCCGTACGGAACAACCGGTTCTGGATGGAAACCTATCCGAGCGGACAGCCCAAGAAATACGCCTCGGACCTGAGCGTCATGGAGAACGGCCGCGAGGTCCTGCGCAAGACGATCACGGTCAACGATCCGCTCGTCTACAAGGGGGTCTGGTTCTACCAATCCAGTTACGGGCAGGAGGGCGGCGCGACGGCGCAGGTGGCGGTCCGACGGCATGACGGCACCTCGCTGGGCACCCTTTCCCTCGCACCGAACGAACCCGTCAAGATCGACGGATACGGCGTCGTCCGCGGGGTGGACTACAACCAGGATTTCCAGGGGAACGGTCCCGCCCTCCAGGTGGTCATCGAGAAGCCCGGCCAGGCCGCATCCAGCCTCTGGATCCTCCAGGGACGACCGGACCAGGATCGCGCGCGCAAGGATTCCATGGTGTTCTCCTTCGGAGGATTGACCTCGAAAATGTATACCGGCCTCCAGGTGGCGAAGGATCCCGGGGTGAACCTGGTGTGGCTGGGATGCCTGCTGCTGACCGCGGGGATGATGATCTCCTTCTTTGTCTCTCACAGGCGCGTCTGGATCCGGCTGGCCGAGGGGCCCCAGGGGAAGGTGGAAGTCACGGCGGCCGGGAGCGCCAACCGGAACCGGCCTGCCTTCGAGAAAACCTTCGCCTCCCTGCTTGTGGAAATTCGGAAAGACCCCTCCCGGAAGGAAAAGGAGAATCCCGCATGA